Part of the Flavobacterium alkalisoli genome is shown below.
TATAGCGTTTCAATATACTGTCAAACACTTCCTTTTTACTGGTAAGTACAGGGTTTACAACATGAATTTCCTTAAAGTCATTTTCAATACCAAGATGCTTGATTTTAGAATACTGCATTTTTTCAAATCCAGTAGTAACCAAAAAGCGCTCGGCCTGTATGTTTTTAATCTCGGGATAATCCTCAAAAGCGGCTATAGGTTGGCTGTATTCAAGGCTTTCCTGAACGTCAATAGCTTTTTGGGTTAAGTCATCACTAAGGCCGAATTCCTTGGCTACGAGCCTGAAAGGTGTTCTCATGGTTTCCTTTTTAATAGCTTCAAGATTATCGCTGTGAAGTCCTGTTTCGGCGATAAGGTCAAAAAGGGGCGCGAAAAGTTTGTCACCTATTGCATGTACAGGGTATATAGTATTGTCAAGATCGTATATTATAGCTTTTTTAGGCATAGTAATTTTTTTACAAAATTATCGTATAATGAGAATGGCTGCAATATTGCAGCCATTCTTAACGTATTATTATCATATAACGTTATAGTCTTATTCAAACGACTGCATGGCGACCAGCTTTTTGTAAGTGCCGTCTGCTGCCATAAGCTCATTGTGAGTACCCTGTTCTACAATACGCCCTTTTTTCATTACTACAATTCTGTCGGCCTTTTGTATGGTAGATAGCCTGTGTGCAATAACTACTGAAGTACGGTTTTGCATCATGTTTTCAAGCGCTTGTTGTACCAGTCTTTCACTTTCTGTATCAAGAGCAGAAGTAGCTTCGTCAAGAATCATGATAGGAGGGTTTTTAAGTACGGCACGGGCAATACTTAAACGTTGTTTTTGTCCGCCCGAAAGTTTATTACCACTATCGCCTATATTGGTATCTATGCCTTTTGGAAGATCTTTTACAAACTCGTAGGCATTGGCAATTTTAAGTGCTGCCATAACTTCTTCTTCGGTAGCATCAGGTTTACCCAGCATTATATTGTTTCTGATAGTATCGTTAAACAGAATGCTGTCCTGGGTAACAAGTCCCATAAGCCCGCGTAACGAATGCAAACTTAAATCCCTTATGTCAGTTCCGTCTATTCTTACGCTTCCTTCCTGTACATCATAAAAACGGGTAAGCAGGTTTGCAATGGTACTTTTACCACTACCGGACTGACCTACAAGTGCAACGGTTTGCCCTTTAGGTACGGTTAGCGAGAATTCTTTAAGTACGTTTTCATCTTCGTATCTGAAGTTGATATTTTCAATGGAAATGCTGTTGTCAAAAGAGGCTTTTTCTATAGCTCCCTGTTTGGTTATGATAGGATTATCCTGTTCCAGTATTTCCATAACACGTTCGGCAGCTGCATTGCCTTTCTTTACGTTGTATGAAGCTCTTGAAATGGCTTTTGCGGGAGTAAGGATATTGTAAGCAAGTCCCATGTAAGAGATGAAGTCGGGTGCGTCTAGTGTGCCTTCCACAAGTACCATGTGTCCTCCAAACCATAAAAGGGCAGCAATAACTACTATTCCTAAGAACTCACTTAATGGAGTGGCTACGTTTTGTCTGTTTAGTATTTTATTTGACAGGTGAAAAAAACGGTTGTTGGATTCACCAAACTTACCTTCAAAAATCTTTTCGGCATTAAAACCTTTAATCACTTTAAGTCCGCCCAGTGTTTCTTCCAATATAGAAAGAAAATAGCCCTGTTCTCTTTGTGCTTTATCGGATTGCCTTTTTAATGACTTGCCTACAATTGATATAAGCCATCCTGAAAGCGGAATGAAGATAAAAACGAACAGTGTTAGCTTAACGCTTATTACAAACATTGTAATGATTGTAAAAAGTATTGTTAACGGTTCGCGTACTATAAGCTCCAGAATAGAAAGGAAAGAGTGCTGTATTTCTAATACGTCTGACGATATCCTCGACATGATATCACCTTTTCTTTTTTCTGAAAAGAACGAAATAGGTAATGCTACCGTTTTATTATAAATGGCATCTCTTATGTCTTTAAGTACTCCGTTTCTTAAGAAAGTAATAAAGTACATTGCTCCATAGTTGCAAAGGTTTTTGAGAAGGAACAGGGAAATGATGAGCCCTATCATTATGGAAAGAACATATTGTTGTCCGTGTTCATCTGAGGTGGTACTGATGTAATACCCCATATAGTCTTTTAGGTATCTTCCGGTATCTCTAAAGCCTTGATATACAGGTTTGGTGAAAATCTGTTCTTCCTTTTCAAAGAGAACAGTCATCATAGGTATTAGTGCAACAAAAGAAAGTGCGCTGAATAAAGCATACCAAACATTAAAGAATATATTTAGGTAAGCATACCTTTTGTAGGGTTTCGCAAAGCGAAATATTTTTTTAAAGTAATCCATTTATTATATCAAATTCATCTCTTGTACAATATTCCTGATTTTCTGATCAAGAATTGCCTCCACTTCACGGGCATTCTCCACTTTATCAAGTGTACTGTTTACGCTAAAGTAAAACTTGATTTTTGGCTCTGTACCGCTTGGTCTTGCGCATATTTTTGTGCCGTCTTCCAGATAATAGATAAGCACGTTAGATTTTGGCAAAGTTAACGCTTCTTCTTCACCTGTAAACATATTTTTTGCAGTAGACGATTGGTAATCTTCAATCATTACAACACGTTCTCCGTCAATTTCCTTAAGCGGATTTTCGCGTAGGTCAATCATCATCTGTTTTATTTCCTGAGCACCATCCATACCTTTTTTGGTTAATGATATCAGGTACTCTTTATAGAAACCATATTTAACGTATAGTTTTAAAAGTTCCTGATAAAGTGAACTTGCATTGGCTTTTGCCTGTGCAGCCAGTTCACATAACAATAGGGTAGAGGTAACGGCATCCTTATCTCTAACGAAATCGCCTACCATGTATCCGAAGCTTTCTTCACCACCACCAATAAACTGCAGTTCAGGGAAGTCAACTATCATTTTGGCAATCCATTTAAAGCCGGTAAGTCCTACTTTAAAGTTTACGCCATAGTCACTTGCCAGATCCATTATCATTGGTGTAGATACTATAGTAGAACCAATAAACTGCTGTCCGGTTATTTTGCCTTGCTTTTTCCATTGCTCTAAAAGAAAGTGAGTCATCAGTATCATGGTTTGGTTACCATTTAACAATGTCATAACTCCCTGTTCGTTTCTTACTGCAACACCAAGCCTGTCGCTATCTGGGTCAGTACCTACAACAATATCAGCATCTACCTCATTAGCCAGTTCTACTGCCATTGCCAGTGCTTCAGGTTCTTCCGGATTTGGAGATTTTACAGTAGGGAAATTTCCGTTTGGTGCTGCCTGTTCTGCTACAATATGCACATTACTGTAACCTGCATTTTCTAGTAAATCAGGTATAAGTGTTACCGATGTACCATGTAACGGAGTAAAAACAATCTTTAAGGCACCTTTTACCTCCTGAGGTGTATTGAAAGTTGCTGCCTCAACAGAAGCGCCCAAAAATGCTTTGTCAACTTCGCTGTCTATATATTCAATAAGATTTTCGTTTGCATTAAAGTTGATCTGATCATATTCTAATGCTTCAATAACCTTTATAATTTCTCCATCCTGAGGAGGTACAAGCTGTCCTCCATCCTGCCAGTATACTTTATAGCCGTTATATTCCGGTGGGTTGTGTGATGCGGTAAGTACAATACCTGCATGGCAGCTTAGGTGTCTTACAGCAAAAGATAGTTCCGGAGTTGGCCTAAGGTCACTAAACAGATATACTTTAATTCCGTTTGCAGAGAAAACATCGGCTACAGTTTTAGCTAATGTGTCGCTGTTGTTACGGCAGTCATAAGCTATAGCAACTTTTATTTCCTGTTCTTTAAAAACATCTTTCAGGTAATTGCTAAGGCCCTGAGTAGCTTTGCCAAGTGTATATTTATTAATACGGTTAGTGCCGGGCCCCATGATGCCTCTCATTCCGCCGGTTCCGAATTCAAGATTCTTGTAGAAGCTGTCCTCAAGTTCTTTTGGTGAAGACGTCATCATTTCCTTAACAGCTTCCTGCGTCTGGCTGTCAAAAAGAGGTGAAAGCCACACATTAACTTTATCAAGTATCGATTGGTCGATATGCATATCTTTTATATTTAGAAAAAGACATATTAAATATGTCTTTTATAAAGTTTCACTTATTTTATAACGTTCTTCATTGCTTTTTGTTCTTAGGATTATCTCTCCTAAAAAGCCTGCTAAGAATAACTGTGTACCAATTATCATGGTGGCAAGCGCTATATAAAACCAAGGGTTGTTTGTAACCAGTATTGCCGGTTCGTTATGGTATAGCTTATAAAGCTTAGTAATACCTATATATAAAGCCGAAAGGAAACCTATTATAAACATAACTACTCCCATAGCGCCAAAAAGGTGCATAGGTCTTTTACCAAAACGCGAAAGGAACCATATAGTGATAAGGTCAAGAAATCCGTTAATGAAACGGCTCATGCCAAATTTTGAGATTCCGTATTTACGGGCCTGATGTATTACAACCTTTTCACCAATACGGCCAAAACCTGCATTTTTAGCAAGTACCGGAATATAACGGTGCATTTCTCCTGAAACCTCTACGTTTTTAACCACTACATTTTTGTAGGCTTTAAGTCCGCAGTTAAAATCATTAAGCTTTACACCTGATGTTTTTCTGGCGGCCCAGTTAAAAAGTTTAGATGGTAGGTTTTTAGATATCACCGAGTCATAACGCTTCTTTTTCCAACCTGAAACAAGATCAAATCCCTGTTGTGTAACCATATTGTACAGTTCCGGTATTTCATCCGGACTATCCTGCAGGTCGGCATCCATAGTAATAATAACATCACCTTGGGCTTTGGCAAAACCGGCATGCAATGCCTGCGATTTACCATAATTACGTAAAAAGCGTATACCTTTTATGTATGGATTTTGTGCAGCAAGCTGCTCTATAATGCCCCACGAATTATCTGTACTGCCGTCGTCAATAAAAATAACCTCATAGGTATAATTATTGGCGGTCATTACATTAACAATCCACTGGTGTAATTCTTTTAAAGACTCCTCTTCATTAAGGAGTGGTATAACTATGGATAAGTTCATTAATTATTGCTCGTGTGTTGGAGTTTTCTTGAATGCAGCTGCTACGATAAGGCCTATTATTATATATAATACTAATATAAAGAAGTAAGACTTTATCATATTAAAAACACTATAACTATCAGTATTTTTAATAGATTCTACCTGCTGTTTTAACTGCTCAACAGGAGCATTATATTTTTCCCCAAAATGAATAGTAATGTCAATTAAATGTTGTCTAATCACATCTTTTGCGGCTGGATCAATAAAATTCAATAAGATTATATTAAAGACAGTGCTGATTGCAAGGCCTATTGCCAATGTTATGAAGAAAGTTGTAAAAGCTTGTTTAAAGCTTATAAAGCCATTTTGAGCAACTTTTGCCTTAACTACAGATATTATGCCAACTATCAGACCTAAAAAAATGATGCCGATACCCAGCCACATGTTAACAAAGTATTTTAAGTCAATGCTATACATTGCTACATAACATAATACAAAAATTACCCCTAATATTACCCCAAAGTTTATCCCGTTCTTTTTTACTGCTTCTGTCATTGCTGTTATTTTTTGATTGGTTTGATTTTAATCTACAAATATACTAATTACACTATTAATGAGTCGCTAAAAATATAATATCGTTACAGCTAAAAAAATACTATATACTATTTGATATTAAAAAAATAGTTGTACTTTTGCGCTCTGAATTAAAAAGTTTAAAAACAAAAAGTTGTAAAACGTTTACACCTTTCTGATAAGGGAAGCCGCGAAATGGTTTTGCAGCCAAACAATAAAAATTTACAAAGATGAAAAAAGGTATTCACCCAGAGAATTACAGATTAGTAGCTTTTAAAGACATGTCTAACGAGGATGTTTTCATTACTAAATCTACAGCAGATACAAAAGAAACAATTGAAGTTGACGGAGTTGAATATCCGGTTGTGAAAATGGAGATCTCAAGAACTTCACACCCTTTCTACACTGGTAAATCTAAACTTATCGATACAGCTGGTCGTATTGATAAATTCAAAAACAAATACGCTAAATTCAAAAAATAATTCTGAATTTATATATCATACAAGAGCCTTCCCGAAACGGAAGGCTTTTTTATTTTTAACGAAATGGTATCCCTGCCTAAATCTTATTGAAACTTTTTTATTGAAAAGATTTGATGTAAATTCGTGGCAGTCGCTTTTTAACGCTAATCACCACAGTAATGAACTACATATTATTTGACGGAACGGTGCGCAACGCCCTGCTGCCTTTTACATTTACAAGGCCTGTTGCCGATATTCGTGTGGGAATATTAACCATACGTGAAAAATGGGAAAAATATCTGGGCTATACCACAACCACTCTTACCGAAGAATACCTTATGGATAAATACCCAATGGTAGAGATGGAAGAGAATATTATGATTAATGCTTCTTTCCTGCCTAATGAGGTACTTGCCGAGATGGTACAAAGCCTTGAGGAAAACCAGGCTATATTTTATGGTGATGAGGTTATAGCTTTCTACACAAAAGATACTCAGGAAGAAGTAGATTTTGATAGCTATGAAGCTATTGAATATACCGAAGACTGCCTGCGAATTGAAAATCCGTGGGATATATTTAAAAATAATGATGCAGCCATAAGAGAAGACTTTGAGCTTCTTACTGCCGACAGGGTTTCGCAACCTATACCGTCGAGTGTTAATGTTATTGCTGCCGAAAACATATTTATTGAAGAAGGTGCAAAGCTGGAATTTGTAACACTTAATGCTTCAACCGGACCAATATACATTGGTAAGGATAGTGAGATTATGGAGAACTCTGTAATCCGTGGGCCGTTTGCGCTTTGCGAAGGTGCTCAGGTAAAATTAGCTACAAAAGTATATGGAGCAACTACGGTTGGTCCTCATTCAAGAATAGGGGGAGAGGTAAGTAATTCGGTACTGTTTGCTTATTCAAACAAAGGTCATGATGGTTTCTTAGGGAATTCAGTGCTTGGTGAATGGTGTAACCTAGGTGCTGATACCAATAACTCTAACCTTAAGAATAATTATGAGGAAGTAAAACTGTGGAGCTATGAAAAGGAAGGTTTTGTTAGGACCGGACTTCAGTTTTGCGGACTTATGATGGGAGACCACAGTAAATGTGGTATCAATACCATGTTTAATACTGGTACAGTAGTAGGGGTGAGCGCCAATATTTTTGGTAGCGGATTCCCTCGCAACTTTGTACCAAGCTATTCTTGGGGAGGAGCTTCAGGCTTCACTACCTATATTACTAAAAAGGCTTTTGAAACAGCACGTATTGTAATGTCAAGACGTAATGTAGAGTTTACCGAACAGGATGCTGCCATACTGGAGCATGTGTTTGAGGAAACCAAAAAATGGAGAAAAGAATAATTATACAGGTTTGAGAAAAAAATCTAATCGGAATAAAACGAAACTGGGAAGCCTGCTGTTATTGCTGGCTTTCTTTTTTTATTTTGTTGTTGTAAAGAATAATGACTTTACAAAACCCGAAAGTCCTGAGACCGCACACGATACAGAGTTAACCCAATTTACGGGTAAAGTAGTGTCGGTAAGTGATGGCGATACATTTAAGGTTCTCTATAAAGGAAAAAAAGAAAGGATACGCCTGCTGGATATAGACTGTCCTGAAACGGGACAACCGTTTGGTAAGGAAGCGAAGCAATATGCTAATAGCTTATGTTATGGTAAAACGGTAACCGTAAAGGCCGATGGAGGTCGTGACCAGTATGGACGGATATTAGGATATGTATATGTAAATGATACGATTAATGTAAATGCCCAACTGGTTAAGGAAGGACTGGCATGGCGTTACAAATATTCTGAAAACGAAAGTTTAAAGGAACTTGAAACTCAGGCAAAAAAACAGTATAAAGGATTGTGGGTACAGCAAAACCCTATCAATCCGTGGGAATGGAGAAAAAATAACCACAAGTAGCTTTATTCATTCTTATCCTTTCTGGTTGTTTTTAATGTAAGCAGGTTTAGCGGGTTAATTCCTAGTCCGTTTACATCATTACCTGTAAAACGGGCAGCCTTATCATAAAAAAGGACAATTACAGGAGCTTCTTCCATGACTATAGCATCCAGCTGTTTATAAATCTCCTGACGTTTTTTATCATCAGTTACTAAAAAGCTTTGCTCGTATAACCTGTCAAACTCTTCGTTTTTAAAGTGAGTATAGTTAGGTCCTCCGGGAGAGAAGTTCTTGCTGTAAAATAGAGAGAGATAATTTTCGGCATCAGGGTAATCGGCTATCCAGCTGGCTTTAAAGAAAGAAACTTTTCCGGTAGAAATGGCCTGCGAAAGGGTAGAAGGCGGATTAACATCAACCTCTACATTTAATCCTATTTTTTGCCATTCACGTTGCAGGTATTCGGTTATATCAAGGTAAGAGGCACTGGTACTTATCTGTATCTTAGGATTCTTATCTCCTGTTTCTGTTTTATAGGAAGCCACAAGCTCCCTGGCTTTGGCTGGATTGTAATTATAGCCTTCGCAACCAAAGCCACCAAGCCCGGTAGGTATCATTCCGTTGGTGCCGGGAGTACCCATTCCGTTCCTTAGGTACATAATCATTTTAGCACGGTCAAAACCATAGTTAAGTGCCTGGCGTATTCTTTTGTCTTTTACAGCATCATCCGGACCGTCCAGTCTGAATCCCATATACTCTGTATTAAGATAAGGCCCTGTAATCATAGAAACCTTATCAGTATATTTTGGCTGAAGCTGTCCTTTTGGAGTTAATATTTCATCTTTATAAGAAGGGTCTAAGCCAGAGACAAAATCCTGTTTACCCTGAACGAACTGAAGAAAACCACTTTGCTTGTCGGGTAAAAAAGTAATTGCTACAGCTTCCAGATAAGGCAGTTGGTTACCCTGCTCGTCCTTTTCATAGTATAAAGGATTTTTTCTCAGAACGAGTTTAACATTCTCTTCCCATATCTTGAATTGAAAAGGACCGGTACCAATAGGATTTGACCTGAAGTTGTAACCCTGTTTTTCAAAAGCTTCATGAGGTACCACAGAGGCATACTTCATGGTTAGCAGTCCTAAAAAGGCAGGAAAGGTTTTGTTGAGCTGTATTTCAAAAACCGAATCGTTTACAGCATAAAATTTCTCAACATTTTGTAGTATCCATCTTCCGGGAGCGGCTACCTGTTCATCCAATAAACGGTTAAGGCTATAGGTAAAGTCGGCTGCTTTTACAGTACGGGTACTGTCACTGCCAAATAAATCACTTTTATGAAAGTATACATCATTTCGTAGTGTGAAAGTATAGGTTTTTCCGTCTTCGGATATTTCCCATCTTTTAGCAATGTCCGGTTTTATATTCAGGCTGTCGTCAAGCTGTACCAGTCCGCTAAACATTTGGTTACAAACCCAAATAGACGGCCTTATGCGCGAAAAAGCAGGGTCAAGAGAGTTTACGGCGGCATTTTCGTTATACCTGAAAACAAGATGGTCGCGGTTTTGGCTTTTGTCGCCGGAGCAGGATATAAAAAGGAGAAATAAGCAACAAATTGATATATAGGTTATTATTGATTTCATCAAGTCGATTTTTGTATGTAAATTTGCAACCTCTTTTTTGTAGAGGTAAATATAATTAAAGTTACAGCTTTACAAGGAGCTTATACAATGGAAAACAGGAAAAAAGTCGCTTTTTATACTTTAGGATGTAAACTGAATTTTTCAGAAACATCTACTATTGCCCGCAGTTTTCAGGACGAAGGATTTGATCGTGTTGATTTTGAAGATGAGGCTGATATTTATGTTATCAATACCTGCTCGGTTACAGAAAATGCCGATAAGCAGTTTAAACAGATAGTAAAAAAGGCGATAAAGAAGAATGAGAAGGCTTTTGTGGCGGCAGTAGGTTGCTATGCACAGTTAAAACCGGAGGAGCTTGCTGCTGTAGACGGCGTTGACCTTGTACTTGGTGCAACAGAGAAATTTAAGATTACCGATTATATAAACGACCTTTCTAAAAATGATATGGGTGAGGTGCATTCCTGCGAAATATCGGAGGCCGATTTTTACGTAGGAAGTTATTCTATAGGCGACCGTACCCGTGCTTTTTTAAAGGTGCAGGATGGTTGTGATTATAAATGTACTTATTGTACCATTCCGTTGGCAAGGGGTATTTCAAGAAGTGATACTTTAGAGAATGTACTTAAAAACGCCAAAGAAATATCTGAACAGAATATTAAGGAAATAGTTCTTACCGGTGTAAATATTGGAGATTACGGAAAAGGTGAGTTTGGT
Proteins encoded:
- a CDS encoding HAD family hydrolase; translated protein: MPKKAIIYDLDNTIYPVHAIGDKLFAPLFDLIAETGLHSDNLEAIKKETMRTPFRLVAKEFGLSDDLTQKAIDVQESLEYSQPIAAFEDYPEIKNIQAERFLVTTGFEKMQYSKIKHLGIENDFKEIHVVNPVLTSKKEVFDSILKRYNYKPEEVLVVGDDPKSEIQAAKDLGIDTVLYNKFGWHDIKSATYVIDHFKDLKDIFLNS
- a CDS encoding ABC transporter ATP-binding protein, with amino-acid sequence MDYFKKIFRFAKPYKRYAYLNIFFNVWYALFSALSFVALIPMMTVLFEKEEQIFTKPVYQGFRDTGRYLKDYMGYYISTTSDEHGQQYVLSIMIGLIISLFLLKNLCNYGAMYFITFLRNGVLKDIRDAIYNKTVALPISFFSEKRKGDIMSRISSDVLEIQHSFLSILELIVREPLTILFTIITMFVISVKLTLFVFIFIPLSGWLISIVGKSLKRQSDKAQREQGYFLSILEETLGGLKVIKGFNAEKIFEGKFGESNNRFFHLSNKILNRQNVATPLSEFLGIVVIAALLWFGGHMVLVEGTLDAPDFISYMGLAYNILTPAKAISRASYNVKKGNAAAERVMEILEQDNPIITKQGAIEKASFDNSISIENINFRYEDENVLKEFSLTVPKGQTVALVGQSGSGKSTIANLLTRFYDVQEGSVRIDGTDIRDLSLHSLRGLMGLVTQDSILFNDTIRNNIMLGKPDATEEEVMAALKIANAYEFVKDLPKGIDTNIGDSGNKLSGGQKQRLSIARAVLKNPPIMILDEATSALDTESERLVQQALENMMQNRTSVVIAHRLSTIQKADRIVVMKKGRIVEQGTHNELMAADGTYKKLVAMQSFE
- a CDS encoding phospho-sugar mutase, with the protein product MHIDQSILDKVNVWLSPLFDSQTQEAVKEMMTSSPKELEDSFYKNLEFGTGGMRGIMGPGTNRINKYTLGKATQGLSNYLKDVFKEQEIKVAIAYDCRNNSDTLAKTVADVFSANGIKVYLFSDLRPTPELSFAVRHLSCHAGIVLTASHNPPEYNGYKVYWQDGGQLVPPQDGEIIKVIEALEYDQINFNANENLIEYIDSEVDKAFLGASVEAATFNTPQEVKGALKIVFTPLHGTSVTLIPDLLENAGYSNVHIVAEQAAPNGNFPTVKSPNPEEPEALAMAVELANEVDADIVVGTDPDSDRLGVAVRNEQGVMTLLNGNQTMILMTHFLLEQWKKQGKITGQQFIGSTIVSTPMIMDLASDYGVNFKVGLTGFKWIAKMIVDFPELQFIGGGEESFGYMVGDFVRDKDAVTSTLLLCELAAQAKANASSLYQELLKLYVKYGFYKEYLISLTKKGMDGAQEIKQMMIDLRENPLKEIDGERVVMIEDYQSSTAKNMFTGEEEALTLPKSNVLIYYLEDGTKICARPSGTEPKIKFYFSVNSTLDKVENAREVEAILDQKIRNIVQEMNLI
- a CDS encoding glycosyltransferase family 2 protein; translated protein: MNLSIVIPLLNEEESLKELHQWIVNVMTANNYTYEVIFIDDGSTDNSWGIIEQLAAQNPYIKGIRFLRNYGKSQALHAGFAKAQGDVIITMDADLQDSPDEIPELYNMVTQQGFDLVSGWKKKRYDSVISKNLPSKLFNWAARKTSGVKLNDFNCGLKAYKNVVVKNVEVSGEMHRYIPVLAKNAGFGRIGEKVVIHQARKYGISKFGMSRFINGFLDLITIWFLSRFGKRPMHLFGAMGVVMFIIGFLSALYIGITKLYKLYHNEPAILVTNNPWFYIALATMIIGTQLFLAGFLGEIILRTKSNEERYKISETL
- a CDS encoding DUF4199 domain-containing protein, which encodes MTEAVKKNGINFGVILGVIFVLCYVAMYSIDLKYFVNMWLGIGIIFLGLIVGIISVVKAKVAQNGFISFKQAFTTFFITLAIGLAISTVFNIILLNFIDPAAKDVIRQHLIDITIHFGEKYNAPVEQLKQQVESIKNTDSYSVFNMIKSYFFILVLYIIIGLIVAAAFKKTPTHEQ
- a CDS encoding type B 50S ribosomal protein L31, translated to MKKGIHPENYRLVAFKDMSNEDVFITKSTADTKETIEVDGVEYPVVKMEISRTSHPFYTGKSKLIDTAGRIDKFKNKYAKFKK
- a CDS encoding GlmU family protein encodes the protein MNYILFDGTVRNALLPFTFTRPVADIRVGILTIREKWEKYLGYTTTTLTEEYLMDKYPMVEMEENIMINASFLPNEVLAEMVQSLEENQAIFYGDEVIAFYTKDTQEEVDFDSYEAIEYTEDCLRIENPWDIFKNNDAAIREDFELLTADRVSQPIPSSVNVIAAENIFIEEGAKLEFVTLNASTGPIYIGKDSEIMENSVIRGPFALCEGAQVKLATKVYGATTVGPHSRIGGEVSNSVLFAYSNKGHDGFLGNSVLGEWCNLGADTNNSNLKNNYEEVKLWSYEKEGFVRTGLQFCGLMMGDHSKCGINTMFNTGTVVGVSANIFGSGFPRNFVPSYSWGGASGFTTYITKKAFETARIVMSRRNVEFTEQDAAILEHVFEETKKWRKE
- a CDS encoding thermonuclease family protein, with product MRKKSNRNKTKLGSLLLLLAFFFYFVVVKNNDFTKPESPETAHDTELTQFTGKVVSVSDGDTFKVLYKGKKERIRLLDIDCPETGQPFGKEAKQYANSLCYGKTVTVKADGGRDQYGRILGYVYVNDTINVNAQLVKEGLAWRYKYSENESLKELETQAKKQYKGLWVQQNPINPWEWRKNNHK
- a CDS encoding ABC transporter substrate-binding protein, with amino-acid sequence MKSIITYISICCLFLLFISCSGDKSQNRDHLVFRYNENAAVNSLDPAFSRIRPSIWVCNQMFSGLVQLDDSLNIKPDIAKRWEISEDGKTYTFTLRNDVYFHKSDLFGSDSTRTVKAADFTYSLNRLLDEQVAAPGRWILQNVEKFYAVNDSVFEIQLNKTFPAFLGLLTMKYASVVPHEAFEKQGYNFRSNPIGTGPFQFKIWEENVKLVLRKNPLYYEKDEQGNQLPYLEAVAITFLPDKQSGFLQFVQGKQDFVSGLDPSYKDEILTPKGQLQPKYTDKVSMITGPYLNTEYMGFRLDGPDDAVKDKRIRQALNYGFDRAKMIMYLRNGMGTPGTNGMIPTGLGGFGCEGYNYNPAKARELVASYKTETGDKNPKIQISTSASYLDITEYLQREWQKIGLNVEVDVNPPSTLSQAISTGKVSFFKASWIADYPDAENYLSLFYSKNFSPGGPNYTHFKNEEFDRLYEQSFLVTDDKKRQEIYKQLDAIVMEEAPVIVLFYDKAARFTGNDVNGLGINPLNLLTLKTTRKDKNE